In the Malania oleifera isolate guangnan ecotype guangnan chromosome 1, ASM2987363v1, whole genome shotgun sequence genome, one interval contains:
- the LOC131145972 gene encoding BAG family molecular chaperone regulator 5, mitochondrial-like — MRPSGGAPFFSSSSTTSTCGCQNDPTTHRPDPRITEIPTESSMKQSTNRSHAVCALVMEVTAVESEAARLERLLHRQETVDALLGDDREKLRMNESLMALLLRLDTVPGVDPAVREMRRSVSRRIVGLQEIVDAICDAKGFHWNGILSERGRDVAHSEDCACKGRFRAGNLGFR; from the coding sequence ATGAGACCCTCCGGCGGAGCTCCCTTCTTTTCATCCTCTTCTACCACCTCCACCTGCGGTTGCCAAAATGACCCAACCACCCACCGGCCAGACCCCCGCATCACCGAAATCCCCACTGAGTCGTCGATGAAACAGTCCACCAACCGCTCCCACGCAGTCTGCGCCCTCGTCATGGAAGTCACCGCCGTCGAATCGGAAGCCGCGCGGCTGGAGCGCCTCCTCCATCGGCAGGAGACCGTAGACGCCCTACTCGGCGACGACCGCGAGAAGCTGAGGATGAACGAGTCCTTAATGGCGCTGCTCCTGCGGCTGGACACGGTGCCTGGCGTCGATCCGGCGGTGCGGGAGATGCGGCGGTCCGTGAGCCGTCGGATCGTGGGGTTGCAGGAGATCGTGGACGCCATCTGCGACGCGAAAGGGTTCCATTGGAACGGGATTTTGAGTGAGCGGGGCCGGGATGTGGCGCATAGTGAAGATTGTGCTTGCAAGGGGAGGTTTCGTGCTGGGAATTTAGGGTTCCGGTGA
- the LOC131145981 gene encoding small ribosomal subunit protein mL103 (rPPR7)-like: MASSLPVRHVRHFCAATNSTISISKAKAKLRSEYDPDKALEIYSSVSDHYTSPVSSRYAQEFTVRRLAKSRRFDDIETLIESHKKDPKITHEPYLSTLIRSYGRAGMFDHALKTYNQMDELGTPRSVISFNALLSACNQSKLFDQVPKLFSEIPHKFNILPDKISYGILVKSFCESGTLEKAIATLEEMEEKGIEVTAITFTTVLDGLYKKGESETAEKLWNDMVAKGCSLDVACYNVRIVYAHGGSPEGVKALIEEMSDAGLKPDTISYNYLMTSYCKGGMMEEAKKVYGELESNGCHPNAATFRTLIFYLCRAGDFEEGYKVFKNSVKLHKIPDFGTLKHLLEGLVKKSKIKEAKGLTRTVKKKFPSNFLNAWKKLEENLGLTSAAAADDDDDVLQHPARLPCK, translated from the coding sequence ATGGCTTCTTCTCTTCCGGTCCGCCATGTTCGTCATTTCTGCGCCGCCACCAACTCCACAATCTCCATCTCCAAAGCGAAAGCAAAACTTCGTTCCGAGTATGACCCCGACAAGGCCCTAGAAATCTACTCCTCCGTCTCCGACCATTACACCTCCCCTGTCTCCTCTCGCTACGCTCAGGAATTCACTGTTCGGCGCCTCGCCAAATCTCGACGCTTTGACGACATCGAAACCCTAATCGAATCCCACAAAAAAGACCCCAAAATCACCCACGAACCCTACCTCTCTACCTTGATACGATCCTATGGCCGAGCCGGGATGTTCGATCACGCCCTCAAGACTTACAATCAGATGGACGAGCTTGGAACGCCGAGATCGGTTATATCCTTCAACGCGCTCCTCTCTGCTTGCAACCAGTCAAAGCTGTTCGACCAGGTGCCCAAGCTTTTCTCTGAGATCCCACACAAGTTCAACATTTTGCCCGATAAAATTTCGTATGGTATACTGGTTAAATCCTTCTGTGAGTCGGGTACACTGGAGAAGGCCATAGCGACTCTTGAAGAAATGGAGGAGAAAGGAATTGAGGTAACTGCTATAACTTTTACGACGGTTTTGGATGGTTTGTATAAGAAGGGGGAGAGCGAAACTGCTGAGAAGCTGTGGAATGACATGGTGGCAAAGGGGTGTTCGCTGGATGTTGCGTGCTATAATGTTAGGATCGTGTATGCTCATGGCGGTTCACCAGAGGGTGTGAAGGCCTTGATTGAAGAGATGAGCGACGCAGGGCTGAAACCCGACACCAttagttataattatttaatgACTTCGTACTGTAAGGGTGGGATGATGGAAGAAGCTAAGAAGGTTTACGGTGAATTGGAGAGTAATGGGTGCCATCCAAATGCTGCAACTTTTAGGACtttgatattttatttgtgcaGAGCAGGGGATTTCGAGGAGGGGTATAAGGTTTTCAAGAACAGCGTGAAGCTGCATAAAATTCCTGATTTTGGGACGTTGAAGCATTTGTTGGAGGGTTTGGTGAAGAAATCGAAAATTAAGGAGGCAAAAGGATTGACGCGGACAGTGAAGAAGAAGTTCCCCTCTAACTTCTTGAATGCTTGGAAGAAACTGGAGGAAAATCTTGGCTTGacttctgctgctgctgctgatgATGACGACGATGTGCTCCAGCACCCAGCGAGGCTGCCCTGTAAGTGA